A region from the Salicibibacter cibarius genome encodes:
- a CDS encoding acyl-CoA dehydrogenase family protein, which produces MDFNFSEDIEVLRQNVRKFVKEEVEAVAMDIEDNNEIPEKIVEQSKEMGLFSLGIPEEYGGLGMDMVGKCAIYEELGKTHNGFTTLIGAHTGIGSVGIVELGNEQQKEKYLPKMASGEWIGSFALTEPSAGSNAANMKTTAVKKGDKYIINGSKHYITNAVDGHVFTVMAVTDPSKGSKGITSFIVEKDFPGFIVGNVEDKMGLRGSHSAELFFEDMEVPAENVLGEEGQGYINALKILANGRAGLAARNLGSSKRLLEHCLEYAAEREQFGNPIIDLQAIQHMLAEISKEIAALEALTYKVAWMSDQKQRVVKDAAIAKLYGSEVYNKVADLAVQIHGGIGYMRDYPIERYFRDARITKIYEGTSEIQKNIISNELKREIKK; this is translated from the coding sequence ATGGATTTTAATTTTTCTGAGGATATTGAAGTTCTAAGGCAGAACGTAAGAAAATTTGTGAAGGAAGAAGTAGAGGCAGTCGCCATGGATATCGAAGATAATAATGAAATTCCGGAGAAAATCGTGGAGCAGTCGAAGGAAATGGGACTCTTCAGCTTAGGAATTCCGGAAGAGTATGGTGGACTTGGCATGGATATGGTAGGTAAGTGTGCGATTTATGAAGAACTCGGGAAAACACATAATGGTTTTACGACCCTGATCGGTGCGCATACAGGGATTGGTTCTGTTGGTATCGTGGAGCTTGGAAATGAACAGCAAAAAGAAAAATACCTACCTAAAATGGCTTCCGGTGAATGGATCGGGTCCTTTGCTCTTACCGAGCCAAGTGCTGGCTCCAATGCTGCCAACATGAAAACAACAGCAGTGAAAAAAGGCGATAAATACATCATTAACGGTTCGAAACACTATATCACCAACGCAGTGGATGGGCATGTTTTTACGGTAATGGCAGTAACCGATCCTTCCAAGGGATCAAAAGGGATTACATCCTTTATAGTAGAAAAAGATTTTCCAGGATTTATCGTCGGAAACGTGGAAGACAAAATGGGACTTCGCGGTTCGCATTCGGCAGAGCTTTTCTTTGAAGATATGGAAGTTCCAGCAGAAAATGTTCTTGGAGAAGAAGGTCAAGGTTATATAAACGCACTGAAAATTCTTGCTAACGGACGTGCGGGACTTGCTGCAAGAAACCTCGGCTCCAGCAAACGTCTGCTTGAGCATTGCCTGGAATATGCTGCAGAACGTGAACAGTTCGGCAATCCAATCATCGATTTGCAAGCCATTCAGCATATGCTAGCTGAAATCAGCAAAGAAATCGCAGCACTGGAAGCTTTAACCTATAAGGTTGCGTGGATGAGTGATCAGAAACAGCGTGTAGTAAAAGATGCAGCGATTGCTAAATTATACGGATCCGAAGTATACAACAAAGTTGCAGACCTTGCTGTACAAATTCACGGCGGTATCGGTTACATGAGGGATTATCCGATAGAACGCTATTTCCGTGATGCCCGTATTACGAAAATTTATGAAGGGACCTCTGAAATTCAGAAAAATATCATCAGTAATGAATTAAAGCGCGAAATCAAAAAATAG
- a CDS encoding enoyl-CoA hydratase/isomerase family protein, whose amino-acid sequence MANNYKSVKAEIDQGIFWLTLNRPDARNALDANMLNEIDQAITEAEANDDVKVIVIQGAGEKSFAAGADIRQLNERKPLEALVPDMQGIYNKIENCTKVTIAAVHGFALGGGCELAMSCDIRMATKTAKFGLPELNLGIVPAAGGTQRLSRMVGKGRALDMILTGKIIDGSEAERIGLVSYFVEEEELQEKIQEVAEEVLKKGPVAAMLAKHAVHKGYDIDEDTAMWIEKLSQAVAFGTEDKHEGTLAFLEKRQAEFKYR is encoded by the coding sequence GTGGCAAATAATTATAAAAGTGTAAAAGCAGAGATCGATCAGGGTATCTTTTGGCTTACGCTTAACCGTCCGGATGCCCGGAATGCTCTTGATGCCAACATGCTGAATGAGATTGATCAGGCGATTACGGAAGCTGAAGCAAATGATGATGTAAAAGTGATTGTTATTCAGGGCGCCGGTGAAAAATCGTTTGCTGCGGGTGCTGATATTCGCCAACTGAATGAAAGAAAACCACTTGAAGCACTTGTCCCGGATATGCAAGGGATATATAACAAAATAGAAAATTGCACAAAGGTAACGATTGCAGCGGTTCACGGTTTTGCTCTCGGTGGGGGATGCGAACTTGCGATGTCCTGTGATATTCGTATGGCAACCAAAACCGCAAAATTCGGTCTCCCTGAATTAAATCTTGGGATTGTCCCGGCAGCAGGTGGCACACAGCGTCTCTCCCGCATGGTTGGAAAAGGACGGGCATTGGATATGATATTAACCGGAAAAATTATTGACGGGTCAGAAGCAGAACGAATCGGTCTTGTATCCTATTTCGTGGAAGAGGAAGAACTGCAGGAAAAAATTCAGGAAGTAGCCGAAGAAGTATTGAAAAAAGGACCTGTGGCAGCAATGCTTGCCAAGCATGCTGTGCATAAAGGCTATGACATTGATGAAGATACAGCGATGTGGATCGAAAAGCTTTCCCAGGCTGTAGCATTCGGTACAGAGGATAAGCATGAGGGAACATTGGCTTTTCTTGAGAAAAGACAAGCAGAATTTAAATACAGATAG
- a CDS encoding 3-hydroxyacyl-CoA dehydrogenase NAD-binding domain-containing protein, with amino-acid sequence MSKVTVVGSGVMGKGIAYAFAIGGYEVYVNDLNDDILANAKNDIDALLDGSFEKGFLKEDIYQNAKKNLVYETNLKVAAEDSSLVVEAVLEKMDLKIDIFKQLDEICSQETVLATNTSTMSPTEIGAQTSRPDKVVAMHFFNPVHKMKLIEVIRGLETSDETVDFIHETAEKINKKTVEVNEFPGFVTSRMNCLIGNEAMNLLMEGVASAKDIDNAMKLGLNHPMGPLKLADIVGLDTRLRNMEYLYETLGEKYRPCPLLIKYVKAGRLGKKSGSGFYEYNEEVKCGK; translated from the coding sequence ATGAGTAAAGTAACCGTAGTAGGCTCAGGTGTTATGGGTAAAGGAATAGCGTATGCATTTGCCATTGGCGGATATGAAGTTTATGTCAATGATTTAAATGATGATATTTTAGCGAATGCAAAAAATGATATTGATGCTTTGCTTGATGGCAGTTTTGAAAAAGGATTTTTAAAAGAAGACATCTATCAAAATGCCAAAAAAAATCTTGTGTATGAAACAAATCTGAAAGTGGCGGCAGAAGATTCTAGCCTTGTAGTTGAAGCAGTATTGGAAAAAATGGATTTGAAGATTGATATATTTAAACAGCTGGATGAAATCTGTTCACAGGAAACGGTGCTGGCAACAAATACATCAACCATGAGCCCGACGGAAATTGGTGCACAGACATCCAGGCCGGATAAAGTGGTGGCCATGCATTTCTTCAATCCTGTGCATAAAATGAAGCTAATTGAAGTGATCCGCGGACTGGAGACATCTGATGAAACAGTGGACTTTATTCACGAAACAGCTGAAAAGATAAATAAAAAAACGGTGGAAGTGAATGAATTCCCAGGATTTGTAACTTCCCGCATGAATTGTCTGATCGGGAATGAAGCTATGAATCTATTAATGGAAGGCGTGGCTTCGGCAAAAGACATTGATAATGCCATGAAGCTCGGGTTAAATCATCCGATGGGACCATTGAAGCTTGCCGATATTGTGGGACTTGATACTCGATTAAGAAACATGGAGTACTTATATGAAACATTGGGAGAGAAATACCGCCCGTGTCCGCTCTTAATTAAATATGTAAAAGCAGGTCGTTTAGGTAAAAAATCTGGCAGTGGATTTTATGAGTATAACGAGGAGGTAAAGTGTGGCAAATAA